In Zea mays cultivar B73 chromosome 7, Zm-B73-REFERENCE-NAM-5.0, whole genome shotgun sequence, the following proteins share a genomic window:
- the LOC103632992 gene encoding vegetative cell wall protein gp1, translating to MASPGDDDGLPGLPPIKTTPPPPPPPPPLSATSATAAASPSPPASSSVDSAKAAEGEDHEPSTPTSEASRLRPPAACPPAPRKPPAPRLPVRRKPPLPSPARVFVAVPRDLSTVFRALPPKKRIRVS from the coding sequence ATGGCGTCGCCAGGCGACGACGACGGTCTCCCGGGGCTGCCGCCCATCAAGACaacgcctccgcctccgcctccgccgcccCCGCTGTCTGCCACCAGTGCCACGGCCGCGGCCTCCCCGTCGCCGCCGGCGTCGTCGTCGGTGGACAGCGCCAAGGCCGCGGAGGGCGAGGACCACGAGCCGTCGACGCCGACATCGGAGGCGAGCAGGCTGCGGCCGCCCGCCGCGTGCCCGCCGGCTCCGCGCAAGCCGCCGGCGCCGCGGCTGCCCGTCAGGCGGAAGCCGCCGCTGCCCTCGCCCGCGCGGGTGTTCGTCGCCGTCCCGCGCGACCTCTCCACCGTCTTCCGGGCGCTGCCCCCCAAGAAGCGTATACGGGTGTCGTGA